The Bacteroidota bacterium genome window below encodes:
- a CDS encoding glucose-1-phosphate thymidylyltransferase, with product MNYLLFDDQSWEQLLPLTFTRPVAEIRIGILTIREKWNLYLNTQCSFLTKDYLKTKYAAKVAENNILINGSILPETKLVEKISELEKNQALIKDNIIVAVNVGEFSNFNLENNFENFSKINYEYEISKINFTYEIFKKNGEAIQNDFELLTKNRKSQKLSKTNNILAAENIFLENGAKVEFATLNASSGPIYIGKDAKIMEGSIVRGPFALCEKSTLKMAAKIYGPTTIGPASKVGGEVNNSVFFGNANKAHDGFLGNSVIGEWCNLGADTNNSNLKNNYAEVRLWNYPEERFAGTGLTFCGLIMGDHSKCGINTMFNTGTVVGVYANIFGSGFPRNFIPSFAWGGPQGLKTYKKTAAFYVAKIVMNRRGKTFDQIEKDILSTVFEKTEKYRRFED from the coding sequence ATGAATTATTTATTATTCGACGACCAAAGTTGGGAACAACTTCTACCGCTGACATTTACACGCCCTGTTGCAGAAATAAGGATTGGTATTTTAACCATTCGCGAAAAGTGGAATCTCTATTTAAATACCCAATGCTCGTTTCTTACAAAGGATTATTTAAAAACGAAATATGCTGCAAAAGTAGCCGAAAACAATATTTTAATAAATGGTTCTATCCTTCCGGAAACTAAACTTGTTGAGAAAATTTCAGAACTTGAAAAAAATCAGGCATTAATAAAAGACAATATTATTGTTGCTGTGAATGTAGGTGAGTTTAGTAATTTTAATTTGGAAAACAATTTCGAAAACTTTTCAAAAATAAACTACGAATACGAAATCTCGAAAATAAATTTTACCTACGAAATTTTCAAAAAAAATGGCGAAGCAATTCAAAACGATTTCGAACTTCTTACCAAAAATAGAAAATCGCAGAAATTGAGCAAAACAAATAATATTCTTGCCGCAGAAAATATATTTCTCGAAAATGGTGCGAAAGTAGAATTTGCTACATTAAATGCTTCAAGCGGACCAATTTATATTGGCAAAGATGCAAAAATTATGGAAGGTTCGATAGTTAGAGGACCATTTGCTTTGTGCGAAAAATCTACTTTAAAAATGGCTGCTAAAATATATGGACCTACCACAATTGGTCCAGCATCGAAAGTTGGAGGTGAAGTTAATAATTCTGTATTTTTCGGAAATGCAAACAAAGCCCACGATGGATTTCTTGGAAATTCGGTAATCGGCGAATGGTGCAATCTTGGAGCAGATACAAACAATTCAAATCTGAAAAACAATTATGCGGAGGTAAGACTATGGAATTATCCTGAAGAACGTTTTGCTGGAACAGGCTTAACTTTTTGTGGACTAATAATGGGCGATCATTCGAAATGTGGCATCAACACAATGTTTAATACCGGCACAGTTGTAGGAGTTTATGCAAATATTTTCGGTAGCGGATTTCCTCGAAACTTTATCCCTTCTTTTGCCTGGGGAGGTCCTCAAGGCTTAAAAACTTATAAAAAAACCGCAGCTTTTTATGTTGCCAAAATTGTTATGAACCGAAGAGGAAAAACTTTCGATCAGATTGAAAAAGACATACTTAGTACTGTTTTTGAGAAAACTGAAAAATATCGAAGATTTGAAGATTAA
- a CDS encoding tyrosine-type recombinase/integrase: MCWLSENLKHKCILSIIYSAGLRVSEAISLKVKDIDSDRGMIIIRQSKGKKDRISLLSNKILLLLRTYYSLYKPKEYLFEGSKGGKYTSSSIHKIVKKAANEANITKTVSTHTLRHSFATHLLEQGVSLRYIQTILGHESSKTTEIYTHVSSTKFNEINNPFDDMDI; the protein is encoded by the coding sequence ATGTGTTGGCTCTCAGAAAACCTTAAACATAAATGCATTTTAAGCATCATCTATTCGGCTGGCTTACGAGTAAGTGAGGCAATAAGTTTAAAAGTAAAAGACATTGATTCCGACAGAGGAATGATAATAATAAGACAAAGCAAAGGGAAAAAAGACAGAATTAGTTTGCTTAGTAACAAAATACTATTACTTTTGCGTACATATTATTCATTATATAAACCGAAAGAGTATTTGTTTGAAGGAAGCAAAGGTGGAAAATATACAAGTAGCAGTATTCATAAAATAGTAAAAAAAGCAGCAAATGAAGCAAATATTACAAAAACAGTTTCAACTCATACATTAAGGCATAGTTTTGCAACACATTTATTAGAACAAGGAGTAAGTTTAAGATACATACAAACAATATTAGGACATGAATCGAGTAAAACAACAGAAATATACACACATGTTTCAAGCACAAAGTTCAATGAAATTAATAATCCTTTCGATGATATGGATATTTAA